The Bosea sp. AS-1 region CGGCGACGCCGGAAAGCAACGAGCCGCGCGCCCAGATGATCGATCTCGCCGAGAAGGGCGCCTATGACAACGTCACCACGCTGCTCTGGCAGCGGCTGGTGGCGCCGGCCCGGCTGACGGACGAGCCGCTGCGATTGCTGGTGCGGCGGATGGCCGACGATGTCGGTGCAGAGGGCTTCGTGCGTCAGCAGAAGGCCATCATGAAGCGGCCGGATTCGCGGCCCTCGCTGGCCGGGCTATCACTGTCGACGCTCGTCCTCGTCGGCGAGGAGGATGTGATCACGCCGATCGACGAAGCGCGGGAGATGGCGGGGCTCGTCGGGCCGAAGGCCCGGCTCGCGGTCCTGCCGGGTTGCGGCCATCTTTCGACGCTCGAGGACCCGGAGCGGGTGACGGCGGAACTGGCGCGCTGGCTGGCCTGAGATCAGCGGGGCAGGGCGCAGGGGTCGAGCTTGGTCTCGTTGGCCACATGGCCGATCGAGCCGGTGACCATCGGATCGACCGGCTGACGCTTCGAGGCAGCGAGGCTTGCCTGGGCAAGCCTGCCCCTGTCGAGGCCGGCAGTCTGGCTCGAAACGAAATTGGCGGCGATGACCGATAGGAAGGCGATGGCGGCAGCGGCCTTGGCGATGTCCGTCGCCATGGTGCCACGGTTATTCTTCCAGAAGGTTTCGATCAGGCGCATCGCGCTCTCCAGAACCCGTGTCTGCACGGGTATTGGAACCAGCATGCGCCATCAGCGGTAAAGGCTTGGTTAGCCGGAGCTTTCGAGAATAGCTGCAATTGTCATGATGACGGATCGGCCTGCGGCAGCGTGCCTTCCAGTCTTGCGCGATGCGCGCGAAAGAGCCTGCGCAGCGCTGCCAAAACCGCACCGACGCCGGGACGTTGCCGCGAGACGTCGTGCGAGAGCAGGAAGATGTCGTCACCCGTTACCTCGGGCGGCGGAGCGAGACGCAGCAGTGCGGGATCGGCATCGGCCATGAAGCAGGGCGCCATCGACAAGGCGCCGGCAGAACGGATGCTCTCGTAGCGCGCCGCGGAATCGCCGACGCGGGCCGCGATCGGGCGCCCGGCGGCGTAACGCAGGATGTGGTCGTCGATGCGGGAAGAGGTTTCGCGGTTGACCGAGATGATCGGAGCCGTAGCGGGGTCGACGTCGCGGCGGCAATACAGCGCCTGCATCAGCCGACCGATCTTCTGGGCGTAGTAGCCGGGCTCCTCAGGCGGCTTGCTCATCCTCAGTGCGATATCGGCCTCGCCGCGGGCAAGATTCAGCCGGTCGCGCGTGCTGATGATGACGATCTCGATGCCGCCGGCGTCCCTCGAAACAGTGGTGGCATGCATCGTCAGAAACAGGCTGATCGAGGTCGTCGCGGTGACACGTACCGGCGCATTGGCGGATGGCCGGGCGGCCTCGGCGCGCAGCGTGAAGCGCCGGGCTGCCGCCTCGACCTCGCCGGCTTCGATCGCGAGCTCGCGGCCGATCGCCGTCGGAACGAGCCGATTGGCCTCGCGGATGAAAAGCTGGAGGCCAAGATCCTTCTCCAGCGCCTTGAGCCGGCGCGTGACGGTGGCTTCGCTTAAGCCCAGCTGCGCCGCCGCCATGGCCATCGACCCGCCGACGGCGATGGCGTTGAAGATCCGGATATCGTCCCAGGAGGCTTTCCCGGCCGCCGCCGGGACGCCATCGGGTCGAGAGGCAGGTGAAGCAGGCCCAGCCATGAGGTCAGCGGCCAGTCGCCAAGCGGGGCACGGGGTCTGCGGTCATGCTGGTCCGGGAGGCGGAAAGGGTTCGACATGTGCGAACCCTGCCAGTCCGGCGGCGCCCCGGCAGCCCGGCGGCATTGAGCTCCAGCCCCGCAGAAATGCCGGGCTCGCCGTCGGTCACAGGTCGATCAGCTCGCCGGCGAAGGCTGCGCGTTCCTGGATGAAGGTGAAGCGTGCCTCGGGCTTGTTGCCCATCAACCGCTCGACCGTGTCGGAGGTTTCCTCCTTGTTCTCGTGGTCGACCATGACCTTGAGCAGGATGCGCTTGCTCGGGTCCATGGTGGTTTCCTTGAGCTGCTGCGGCATCATCTCGCCCAGGCCCTTGAAGCGCGAGATCTCGGGCTTCTTGCCCTTGAACACCGTATCCAGCAACTCGTCCTTATGGGCGTCGTCGCGAGCATAGATGCTCTTTCCACCCTGCTGGAGGCGGTAGAGCGGCGGCACGGCGAGATAGAGATGCCCCTTTTCGATCAGCCGGGGCATCTGGCGCCAGAAGAAGGTGACGAGCAGCGAGGCGATATGGGCGCCGTCGACATCGGCGTCCGTCATCACGATGATCTTGTCGTAGCGCAGATCGTCCTCGCGGAACTGCGTGCCGATGCCGCAGCCGAGCGCCAGGATCAGGTCGGCAAGCTGCTGGTTCTGGTTCAGCTTCTCACGCGTCGCGTTGGCGACGTTGAGGATCTTGCCGCGCAGCGGCAGGATCGCCTGGTTGGCCCGGTTGCGCGCCTGCTTGGCCGAGCCGCCGGCCGAGTCGCCCTCGACGATGAAGAGCTCGGAGCCGGCCGCGCCCGCATTGGAGCAGTCAGCGAGCTTGCCGGGCAGGCGCAGCTTGCGTGTCGCGGTCTTGCGCGAAACCTCCTTTTCGAGGCGCCGGCGCTGCCGCTCCTCGGCCCGGTCGACTGCCCATTCGAGCAGCCTCAACGCCTGCTGCGGCGCGGCGGCGAGCCAATGGTCGAAAGCGTCGCGCACCGCGCCCTCGACGATGCGCGAGGCTTCGAGCGTGGCGAGCTTGTCCTTGGTCTGGCCCTGAAATTCCGGCTCGCGGATGAAGACCGAGAGCATCGCCGCGCAGGTCGCCATCACGTCGTCGGAGGTGACCTGCGCCATGCGCTTCGACTGGCCGATGCGCTCAGCATGGTCACGCAGGCCCCGGAGCAGGGCGATGCGCAGGCCCTGCTCATGCGTGCCGCCCTCGGGGGTCGGAATCGTGTTGCAGTAGGAAGAGGAGAAGCCGTCCTCGCCGGTGGCGAGCCAGGCCACCGCCCATTCCAGCGAGCCGTGGCTGCCTTCCCTGGTGATCTTGCCGGAGAAGATCGGCTCGGCGACGAGGTCCTTGCCCTCGATTTCCTGCGCGAGATAGTCGCGCAGACCGCCTGGGAAGCGGAAGACGGCCTCGGCCGCGACGTCGCCCTCGGGCTTCAGCAGCGCGGGCGCGCAGCTCCAGCGGATCTCGACGCCGCCGAAGAGATAGGCCTTGGCACGCGACATCCGGAAGAGCCGCGCCGGGGAGAAATGTGCGCCCTCGCCGAAGATCTGCGGGTCCGGGTGAAAGCGGACCCTGGTGCCGCGCCGGTTTGCGACGGCGCCGACGGTTTCGATCGGCCCCTGGGGCAGGCCGCGCGAGAAGATCTGGCGGTAGAGCGTCTTGCCGCGCGCGACCTCGACCTCGAGCCGGTCGGAGAGGGCATTGACCACCGAGACGCCGACGCCGTGCAGGCCGCCCGAGGTCTCGTAGGCCTTGGAGTCGAATTTGCCGCCGGCATGCAGGATCGTCATGATGACTTCGAGCGCCGATTTGCCGGGGAATTTCGGATGCGGATCGATCGGGATGCCGCGGCCGTTATCCGTCACCGCGACCGATCCATCCTCGAGCAGCTCGACATCGATGAAGGTGGCGTGGCCGGCCACTGCTTCGTCCATCGCGTTGTCGATGACCTCGGCGAAGAGATGGTGCAGCGCGCGCTCGTCGGTGCCGCCGATATACATGCCGGGGCGGCGGCGAACGGGCTCGAGCCCCTCCAGCACCTCGATCGCGGAGGCGTCGTAGCCGGTTTCGGACAAGGTGCCGTTGCGCGCCGAGGCCGGAGCGCCGCGGGCGGGCTTCGACGTCTCGGTGGGAGTCCGCGCTTCCGGTCCCGGGCTGGCAGCCGCCGGCCGCTCCATCTCGCCACCGAAAAGATCGCCGTTCTCTGCCATCGCGCCCAATGCTTCCTGATTCGCAACGTGAAACTTTAGCGCATTCCGCCGTGTCCTGCGCTTTCGCGGCCGCTTATAGACCGCACCGGCCGCTATAAAAACCTCGTCTTCCACATCTGTCAGGAACAACGCCCGACCTATTGTCACCAGCCGGTCATCGACGGCTCCGACATCGGGGCGCGGAACCGGTGCCGTTCAGGCTGCGTTAAGCGCAGAGGTCGAGGATGATGCATGTGATCGGGTCTGTGCGGCGATTCGCAAAGTGCTACGATCAGCCTAAGGGGGAGGTCAGCGTGGTGTCGCGTCAGTCGGTTCCTGTCACGAGAATGGCCGGGCTTCAGCGAGCCGCGCGCATGGCCGGAGAGTCCTTCGGTTACGAGGATGCGCGCATGGCGGCGGAGACGCCGCGAGCGGACTGGTTGTCCTCGCGCGGCCTCTGGTGGCTTGCGGCCGTCGCCGCTGGAGCGGGCTTCGTCTTCCTGCATTTCTCCTGAGCCGTTACAGCCGGCGCGAAATATCAACCTTTTGACCCTACGCCTGCCGGCGGAGGGTCTTGTAGCGTGAACGGCGTCATCATCGGCAATACCGCCCGGGCGAGCCTGATCGCCACGCTCGTCATCGGCTGAGCGATGGCGAAGATCGCTGCGCTCGGAGCCTATGTCTATCAAGCCGTCCTGGCGCTGGGACTGCTGCTCGTCGTCTCCAACCGGCTGCCTTCGGCAGAATTCACGGCCTATTCGCTGTTCGTCTCGATCGTCCAGTTCACGGCGATCGCCTGTTTCGAGTGGATCCGCTTCGCCTGCAGCCGCTTCTATCCCGGTCCCGATGCGCAGAGCGAAGCGAGCGAGCGGGGCACCATCGCCTATGAATTCCTTGCCTGCTGTGGCTTCTGCGGCCTCGGCGCCCTGATCGCCTGGCTTTGCGGCGTGCCGGCGCCGGTCGCAGGGCTCGGCGCTGTCGCCGCGGTCGTGCAGGGCGGCAGCGAGATCCATCTCACCATGCTGCGCTTCCGCCACGCCTTCCGGCTGTTCTCCTGGATGCAGGCGCTGCGGGCCTCTCTGATGGCGGCGGGTACGCTCGCCGGCGCCTGGGCTGGGCCGGATTTCGCCCATGTCCTCGCCGGCATGATCGCAGGCTATCTCGCCTATGTGTTCGTCGCTGTGCTGGTCTCGCGCGGAGGCTTCGGTGCGCCGATGCGCAGGAGCCGCGAGGCCATGCGCAAGCATCTAGCCTATGGCGGGATTTCTGCCGGTGCTTCCGTCGCCGCGATGCTGGCGCCGCTCGGCCTCAAGGCGATCTTCACCGCGGTCCTGGGCGGGCAGGGCGCGGCAGCTCCCTTGCTGGCGCTCGACCTGTTGCAACGACCCTTCGTCCTGATCGTCTCGGCGATCTATGCGATTCGGTACCCGACGCTGGTGCAGCTTTTCGATCGCGACAGCGGCAGCGGTGCATTCCGGCGCGAGCTCGGCCGCTACTACGTGCTGCTGGCCGGCTTTTCTATGATGGGGGCGGCGGCGGTGCTCAGCCTGCTCGCATTCGCGACGGCGCTGCTGATTGCGCCCGACCTGCGCGCTTCCTTCCTGCGCATCGCGCCGTTGATCACGCTGACGGCGCTCGCTCGGGCGCTCGTCCAGACATTGCTGCCCACCGCGGCCCATCTCCAGCGCCGTCTCGCTGCCATCGCCTTGCTGGCGGTGTTCGACTCCGCCCTGATGTGCCTCGGCGCGCTCGTTGCCACGGGCCTCCTCGGCGCGTCCGACGTCGCGATCTCGGCCGGGGCGACGGTGGGGGCGCTGATCGCGCTTGCGGGCGGCTTGGTGCTGCTGCGCCTCTTGCCCTTCGAACTGCCGCGCCTGCCGCTCGTCTCGGCGCTGCTGGCGCTGGTAGCGGCCTGGGTGGTTTCGATCTGGCTCGGCGGAAACGCCGTGATGGCCGCCGTGGCGGGGCTTGCCGCGACGCTGCTCATCAGCCTGCCCGCCTTGCCGCGGATGCTGCGCTGGCTGGCGCATTGAGAGACGTCATGCAGGACGGGAATCGAGCCATGAAGATCGTCGTCGGGATCGCGACCGCAGGGCGTCGCGAGGTTCTCTGCGATACGCTCGCCGAGATCGCCGGGCAGCAGCGCCTGCCATCCGAGATCCTGGTCTGCCCGGCGCAGGAGGAGGATGTCGACTGGTCCTTTGCCGCGACGCTCGCCGTGCCGGTCAGGCGGGTTGCGCCGCGACAAGGCCTTTGCCTGCAACGCAACGCCATTCTCGACGCGATCGTCGATGCCGATCTGCTGTTGTTCTTCGACGACGATTTCCTGCCTGCACCCAGCTTCATCGCGGAGGCTGAGACGCTGTTCGGTGCGCAGCGCGATATCGCCGTGGCGACGGGTCAGGTCCTGGCTGACGGCATCCATGGACCGGGGCTCGGTGCCGAGGAGGCCCGGGCGATCCTGGCGCGCGACGTCGCGCCGGCGGTGGCGCATCTCACGCCGGTCGAGAATGCCTATGGCTGCAACATGGTGTTTCGGATGGCGGCAGTCCGGGCGGCCGGAGCACGCTTCGACGAGAACCTGCCGCTCTATGGCTGGCAGGAGGACACCGACTTCTGCCAGCAGCTCGCAGGCCAGGGCCGGATCGTGCACGCCACGGCGCTGCGGGGCGTGCATCGCGGCAGCAAGCGCGGCCGGACCTCCGGCCTTCGCTTCGGCTATTCGCAGATCGCCAATCCCGTCTATCTGGTGCGCAAGGGCACGCTCAGGCCGCGCCGCGCGCTACGCCTCGCCGCCGGCAACATCGCGGCCAATCTCGGCGGCAGCCTGAAGCCGAACAATCCGGTCGACCGGCGCGGGCGGCTGAAAGGCAACTGGCTGGCCTTCTGGGATCTGCTGCGCGGGAGGCTCGCACCCCAGCGCATCCTGTCGCTGTAGGTTGGCTGCTCAGGCATTTTACGCTTCCTTCGAGCGCATCCCGGCCAGGATTGAGAGGAGGGATTCCGCGCTTTTCTCCCAGGAGAAGCGCGCCAGATTGGCATGGCCGGCCGTCACGAGCGCCTCGCGCTGCCCGGGTTCGGCCAGGATGGCGCGCATCGCCCCTTTCAGGCTTTCGCCGCTGCGTGGGTCGAAATAGAGGGTCGCCTCGCCGCAGGCCTCGCGCACGGCCGGGATATCGGCTGCCAGCACCGGGCAATCCTGCGTCATCGCCTCCAGCGGGGGAATGCCGAAGCCTTCGTAGAGACTCGGAAAGACGAAGGCGGTCGCGTGCCGCTCGAGGCCGGCGACCTCGGCATCGGACAGCCGTCCGGCGAAGATCAGGTCGTCCGCCTCGGCGATGCCGCCGCCCTTGAAGACATGACCGTGAATGCCGCCGACGATGACGAGCTTCTGGCCCGGCAAGGCGCTTTCCCGGAAGGCGCGGACGGCGAAGTCGACATTCTTGTTGGGCTTCAGCGTGCCGACGAGGACGAAGAAGCCGCGCTCGGCGAGGCCGAGCCTCGCCATAATGGTAGGGTCCGGCACCGTCGCGGCGAAATGGTCGGGGGCATTGTAGATGACCGCTATGCCCTCGGAAGGCACGCCGAAGACCGCGCCCAGTTCCCGCCGCGAGAACTGCGAGACGGTGGCGACCTGTGCGCGGCGCGTCAGTACGAATCCGAGCAGTTTGTGCAGGGCTCTGTAGCCGCGGCCAAAGGCTTCCGGATGACGGAAGATCGTGACGTCGTGGATCACCACGAGCTGGCGCGGATGGAGCAGGGGCCCGCTGCCGCCGAAGCCGACCAGGATGTCGCCGCGCGTCGCGCGGGCAAGCGTCGTCTGCTCCCAGAGATGGCCGGCCCCGCGACCGCGCCGTTCGAGCTTGATATGGGTGAGATTGATGTCGACCTCGGCCCCTTCGGGAACGAGGATCCGCCACTGCGTGCCGCGAAACGATGCCGGGAGGGTGCCGGCGCCGATTTTCCGGTCGAGGGCGTGAGTCAGCTCCCGCGCGAAGCGCTGCACGCCGGTGAGCGGCTGCGTCAGGAAGCGCCCATTGATCGAAATCCTGTCCAACGGCTCCCCCTCGCGTCGCGCGCGACACTAGGCGCGGCGACGTGAAGAGCGGGTTTACAAGGCTGGAAGAAGGGCACCGGCAGGCTCGCGGCTCCGGCCGAAGCCAAAGAAAAACCGGGGCGTCGCCGCCCCGGTGAAAGGTGGCCGCGCAGAGACGCAGCCGGGAGGAAGTCTTGGCCGGCCCGTGGGGCCGGCTGAGCCCTCAGTAGGAGTAGTACATCGCGAACTCGACCGGGTGCGGCGTCATTTCGAAGCGCGCCACATCCTGCATCTTGAGCTCGATATAGCTCTCGAGGAAGTCGTCGCTGAAGACGCCGCCGACCTTGAGGAAGGCGTTGTCCTTCTTGAGCGACTCCAGCGCCTCGCGCAGCGAGCCGCAGACGGTCGGGATCTTCTTCAGCTCGCGCGGCGGCAGGTCGTAGAGGTCCTTGTCCATCGCCGGGCCGGGATCGATCTTGTTCACGATGCCGTCGAGGCCGGCCATCAGCATGGCCGAGAAGGCGAGGTAGGGGTTCGCCATCGGATCGGGGAAGCGGACCTCGACGCGCTTGGCCTTGGGCGAGGTCGTCCACGGAATACGGCAGGAGGCCGAGCGGTTGCGCGCCGAATAGGCGAGCAGAACCGGGGCCTCATAGCCCGGGACGAGGCGCTTGTAGGAGTTGGTCGAGGGGTTGGTGAAGGCGTTCAGCGCCTTGGCATGCTTGATGATGCCGCCGATGTACCAGAGGCACTCCTGCGACAGGTCGGCGTATTTGTTGCCGGCGAAGAGCGGCTTGCCGTTCTTCCAGATCGACTGGTGGACGTGCATGCCCGAGCCGTTGTCGCCATAGACCGGCTTCGGCATGAAGGTCGCGGTCTTGCCATAGCTCTGGGCGACGTTGTGGATGCAGTACTTGTAGGTCTGCATCTGGTCGGCGGTCTTCACCAGCGTGTCGAACTTCATGCCGAGCTCATGCTGGGCCGAGGCGACTTCGTGGTGGTGCTTCTCGACGGCGACGCCCATCGAGGCCATGGCCGCCAGCATCTCGCCGCGCATGTCCTGCGCCGAATCCTGCGGCGGAACCGGGAAGTAGCCGCCCTTGGTCGCGATGCGGTGACCGAAATTGCCGCCCTCGTAGTCGGTCATGCCGTTGGTCGGCAGCTCGACGGCGTCGAGCTGGAAGCCGGTGTTGTACGGCTCGGCAGAGATCTTGACGTCGTCGAAGATGAAGAACTCGGCCTCGGGGCCGACATAGACGGTGTCGCCGATACCGGTCGACTTCAGATAGGCCTCGGCCTTCTTGGCGATGCCACGCGGATCGCGGCTATAGGGCTCGCCGGTGCCGGGCTCGAGCACGTCGCAGTTGATGACCATGGTCGCGGCCGAGAAGAACGGGTCCATCACGGCGGTGGTCGGGTCCGGCATCAGCAGCATGTCGGATTCGTTGATGGCCTTCCAGCCGGCGATCGACGAGCCGTCGAACATCGTGCCTTCGGCGAAGATGTCCTCGTCGATGATGCTGACGTCGAAGGTCCAGTGCTGCCACTTTCCGCGCGGATCGGTAAAGCGGAAGTCGACATACTTGACGTCGTTCTCCTTGATCGCCTTGAGGACATCCTTGGCGCTCTTCATTTTAGCAATTCCTCTTGCCAGTAGTTTCTCAAACTCGCGCGCTGCGGACGGCTTGGGCCGCCCGGCAGGCCTCGATCCTCATGATGCGGGAAAACGTCAGATCGCGTCCGCGCCTGTCTCGCCCGTGCGGATGCGGATCGCACCCTCGATGCTCGATACAAAAATCTTGCCATCGCCGATGCGCCCGGTCTGGGCGGCCTTGACGATGGCTTCGATGGCGCGCTCGACCATGTCGTCGGCGAGGACGATCTCGATCTTCACCTTGGGCAGGAAGTCGACGACGTATTCGGCGCCGCGATAGAGCTCGGTATGGCCCTTCTGGCGGCCGAAGCCCTTGGCCTCGAGAACGGTGATGCCCTGAAGCCCGACGTCCTGAAGCGCTTCCTTCACCTCGTCCAGCTTGAAGGGCTTGATGATCGCTTCGATCTTCTTCATGCGCCGACCGGCCTCCTTTGCGCCCCAGAGTCCGGCCGCGGCCGGATCGTGCCTGCTATGAGCGAGGGAACCCGGAGGCTCTCTCGCATCTGCAAAACATCATGACTGCTCATAGCATCGGCGCCTGCGCCCCGCTATGTGGCAGCCCGCTGTTGTCGGCCCGATCATGAGGCAAAAAACAGCATAAAAAAACATCAACAGCCTATTTATTAGACATTCCTTTGTGCGAGCCATGTTGTCGGGCGGCGCGACCTGCCGCCATGATGGGCCATGCCCGGCTTGACCATCTCCACCATGTCTCACGGCGCGTTCGCCTTGCTCACCGCGCAGCAGATGGGCGAGGCGGATCGCATCGCGATCGCGAGCGGAATTCCGGGCATCGAACTGATGAAGAGGGCCGGTGCCGCGGTGGCCGAGGCCGTGATGCGTCACGTCGAGGCGGGTGCCCGGATCGCGGTTCTCTGCGGGCCTGGCAACAATGGCGGCGACGGCTTCGTCGCGGCGCGCATCCTGCGCGAGCGCGGGTACCGGGTCGAGCTTGCCCTGCTCGGCGAAGCGACGACGTTGCAAGGCGACGCGGCGATCGCAGCCGGTCGTTGGGGCGGGGCGATCATCCCACTCGCGGCCATCGCCTCCAAGGGGGCCGACATTTTTATCGATGCGCTGTTCGGCGCGGGCTTGAACAGGCCGCCCACCGGGGAGGCGGCCCAGGCTGTGGCGATGATGAACGGCTCGGGCCGGCCCATCATCGCGGTCGATGTTCCCAGCGGTCTTTCGGGGGATAGCGGGCAGGCCGATGGGCCGGTGGTGCGTGCAACCGAGACCGTGACGTTCTTCCGGTTGAAGCCCGGGCATCTGCTGCAACCCGGTCGCGATCTCTGCGGGACAGTGACCTTGGCGGATATTGGTATCCCGACCGAAGCCGCCCTTGCAGCGATCGCGCCCACGGCCTTCGCCAACCGCCCCGGCCTCTGGGCTGATCAATTTCCCCGCCATGGCAGCGATACGCACAAATTCGCGCGGGGCGCGGTCGCGGCTCTCGCGGGCGGGGTGGCAAGTGTAGGGGCGCCGCGGCTGAGCGCGCGATCGGCGCTGCGGATCGGTGCCGGGCTCGTGACGATTTTCTGCGCGCCGGCCGCGCTGCTGGCCCATGCCTCGCGCGGGCCCGATGCCCTGATGCAGCGTTCCCTGGTGGACGAAGCCGATCTCGCGCGGGTCCTGGAGGACCGGCGCTGGGCTGCCGTTGTGGCCGGACCGGCGCTCGGGCTCGACGGGCGGGCGCGGGGCCTGGTCGCCGCGCTGGTCGCAGGCGACAAGCCACTCGTCCTCGATGCCGATGCGCTCAGCATTCTGGCCGCGGATACCGCGCTGTTCACCGGGTTGCGGGGGCGAGGAACAGCTTGCGTGCTGACGCCGCACGAGGGCGAGTTCCGTCGGCTTTTCGGGGGGCATGCAGAGATCGGCCAGGAGCGTTCCAAGCTGGAGCGGACCCGCCAGGCAGCGGCGCTCAGCGGCGCCACCGTCGTCTACAAGGGAGCCGACACGGTGATCGCGAGCCCGGACGGGCGGGCGGCCATCAATGCGACCGGCTCCCCGGCTCTGGCCACGGCCGGCGCCGGCGACGTGCTGGCGGGAATGATCGCAGGATTGCTGGCGCAGGGCATGCCGGCTTTCGAGGCGGCTTGCACCGCCGTCTGGCTGCATGGTTCGGCCGGCGAGCGGCTGGGATTCGGGTTGATCGCGGACGATCTGCCGGAAGCCATCCCACCGCTTCTGCGCGAGCTGCAGACGGCAACCATCTGAAGACAAACGGAGACCGCCCCCTTGCGGAGGCGGTCCCGAACCGGCGTATCAACTGCCGGAGTAGGTCACGGCGGGCGCCGCTTTGAGCTGATCCTTGGTCATGGAGATCTTGCCATGATCCGGATACATCGCGGGCGCCTTGGGAGCGGAGGCCGCCGG contains the following coding sequences:
- a CDS encoding P-II family nitrogen regulator: MKKIEAIIKPFKLDEVKEALQDVGLQGITVLEAKGFGRQKGHTELYRGAEYVVDFLPKVKIEIVLADDMVERAIEAIVKAAQTGRIGDGKIFVSSIEGAIRIRTGETGADAI
- a CDS encoding alpha/beta fold hydrolase, with protein sequence MKDPLVLVPGLSCNAALYAPQWSALADGRLILVAEHSRDDSLGAIVGRLLAAAPPRFALCGLSMGGYVAFEVLRQAPERVTRLALLDTSAKPATPESNEPRAQMIDLAEKGAYDNVTTLLWQRLVAPARLTDEPLRLLVRRMADDVGAEGFVRQQKAIMKRPDSRPSLAGLSLSTLVLVGEEDVITPIDEAREMAGLVGPKARLAVLPGCGHLSTLEDPERVTAELARWLA
- a CDS encoding LysR family transcriptional regulator; this encodes MAGPASPASRPDGVPAAAGKASWDDIRIFNAIAVGGSMAMAAAQLGLSEATVTRRLKALEKDLGLQLFIREANRLVPTAIGRELAIEAGEVEAAARRFTLRAEAARPSANAPVRVTATTSISLFLTMHATTVSRDAGGIEIVIISTRDRLNLARGEADIALRMSKPPEEPGYYAQKIGRLMQALYCRRDVDPATAPIISVNRETSSRIDDHILRYAAGRPIAARVGDSAARYESIRSAGALSMAPCFMADADPALLRLAPPPEVTGDDIFLLSHDVSRQRPGVGAVLAALRRLFRAHRARLEGTLPQADPSS
- the glnA gene encoding type I glutamate--ammonia ligase — translated: MKSAKDVLKAIKENDVKYVDFRFTDPRGKWQHWTFDVSIIDEDIFAEGTMFDGSSIAGWKAINESDMLLMPDPTTAVMDPFFSAATMVINCDVLEPGTGEPYSRDPRGIAKKAEAYLKSTGIGDTVYVGPEAEFFIFDDVKISAEPYNTGFQLDAVELPTNGMTDYEGGNFGHRIATKGGYFPVPPQDSAQDMRGEMLAAMASMGVAVEKHHHEVASAQHELGMKFDTLVKTADQMQTYKYCIHNVAQSYGKTATFMPKPVYGDNGSGMHVHQSIWKNGKPLFAGNKYADLSQECLWYIGGIIKHAKALNAFTNPSTNSYKRLVPGYEAPVLLAYSARNRSASCRIPWTTSPKAKRVEVRFPDPMANPYLAFSAMLMAGLDGIVNKIDPGPAMDKDLYDLPPRELKKIPTVCGSLREALESLKKDNAFLKVGGVFSDDFLESYIELKMQDVARFEMTPHPVEFAMYYSY
- a CDS encoding NAD(P)H-hydrate dehydratase, which codes for MPGLTISTMSHGAFALLTAQQMGEADRIAIASGIPGIELMKRAGAAVAEAVMRHVEAGARIAVLCGPGNNGGDGFVAARILRERGYRVELALLGEATTLQGDAAIAAGRWGGAIIPLAAIASKGADIFIDALFGAGLNRPPTGEAAQAVAMMNGSGRPIIAVDVPSGLSGDSGQADGPVVRATETVTFFRLKPGHLLQPGRDLCGTVTLADIGIPTEAALAAIAPTAFANRPGLWADQFPRHGSDTHKFARGAVAALAGGVASVGAPRLSARSALRIGAGLVTIFCAPAALLAHASRGPDALMQRSLVDEADLARVLEDRRWAAVVAGPALGLDGRARGLVAALVAGDKPLVLDADALSILAADTALFTGLRGRGTACVLTPHEGEFRRLFGGHAEIGQERSKLERTRQAAALSGATVVYKGADTVIASPDGRAAINATGSPALATAGAGDVLAGMIAGLLAQGMPAFEAACTAVWLHGSAGERLGFGLIADDLPEAIPPLLRELQTATI
- a CDS encoding glycosyltransferase family 1 protein; translation: MDRISINGRFLTQPLTGVQRFARELTHALDRKIGAGTLPASFRGTQWRILVPEGAEVDINLTHIKLERRGRGAGHLWEQTTLARATRGDILVGFGGSGPLLHPRQLVVIHDVTIFRHPEAFGRGYRALHKLLGFVLTRRAQVATVSQFSRRELGAVFGVPSEGIAVIYNAPDHFAATVPDPTIMARLGLAERGFFVLVGTLKPNKNVDFAVRAFRESALPGQKLVIVGGIHGHVFKGGGIAEADDLIFAGRLSDAEVAGLERHATAFVFPSLYEGFGIPPLEAMTQDCPVLAADIPAVREACGEATLYFDPRSGESLKGAMRAILAEPGQREALVTAGHANLARFSWEKSAESLLSILAGMRSKEA
- a CDS encoding glycosyltransferase, with translation MKIVVGIATAGRREVLCDTLAEIAGQQRLPSEILVCPAQEEDVDWSFAATLAVPVRRVAPRQGLCLQRNAILDAIVDADLLLFFDDDFLPAPSFIAEAETLFGAQRDIAVATGQVLADGIHGPGLGAEEARAILARDVAPAVAHLTPVENAYGCNMVFRMAAVRAAGARFDENLPLYGWQEDTDFCQQLAGQGRIVHATALRGVHRGSKRGRTSGLRFGYSQIANPVYLVRKGTLRPRRALRLAAGNIAANLGGSLKPNNPVDRRGRLKGNWLAFWDLLRGRLAPQRILSL